A stretch of the Notamacropus eugenii isolate mMacEug1 chromosome 2, mMacEug1.pri_v2, whole genome shotgun sequence genome encodes the following:
- the KIAA0408 gene encoding uncharacterized protein KIAA0408 homolog isoform X1: MDLHEQWETTETNWIKERMELLDQFDNERKEWESQWKVMQKKIEELCQEVKLRRESKKNDCSKIAEHGKNVQSKMAPFLPHPPNPVQHDTAVLSDGLHPVNLNLDTMKGDSFLEEKNEISKEQIPIRTSKAVFMDPLATQNQKKYEGGSCLKISEEERKSCTNALNTALEELAKVSEELCNFQEEIRKRSNRRRMKSTPFLQETISTVNPDVNHMISNGSPTASISLDIEKQINGKKLIHFDDTPHDTPVENREPDTLSLQRNETPPIPPPRSTSRNLTSSYSEDHPVFAGAKENLDGRWKIQDCRGKRNHSDNFPAQQHEVTMSCSHKQNTLKDQVTFATSVQRAKVDSETQCNKDLKTNMWSQDIDKLRTGMESVPSTLWFPKTCPDSNKLPYEKLIQSDQVKSDSAFHVSDTLNSSLKPNSDSFTGVGCNFEKISKNEKLAAKTDEFNRTVFRTDRCCSSAQHIERLFNSSKDSKPCGPLRTCAVHIKESDNLCCVQDNSLSVPKERMPNSVTKKVMGGQVKQAQEHPNASNYHHMFHEHNWRPSNLLGRPRSADPKSNYGVVEKLLKNYEKSTGSLSQNSKCCQDHWTKMDCNVIKSDKDTFNQCFEMFQPEQEKQELQMNSAMSMEQQSKQEIERKKLTEESVAMKSTDGKGFSRPARPTNQRPPSRWAPRSPSAPPALKKTVYGYSFSLQSESTVV; this comes from the exons ATGGACCTCCATGAGCAATGGGAGACTACAGAGACCAACTGGATTAAGGAAAGGATGGAATTACTGGACCAATTTGACAACgaaaggaaggaatgggaaagcCAATGGAAAGTTATGCAGAAGAAGATAGAAGAG CTTTGCCAGGAAGTAAAGCTTAGGAGGGAAAGCAAGAAGAATGACTGTTCCAAAATTGCTGAACATGGAAAGAATGTCCAAAGTAAAATGGCGCCATTTTTGCCACATCCCCCAAATCCAGTACAACATGACACTGCAGTGCTGAGTGATGGACTCCATCCTGTGAATCTAAATCTGGACACTATGAAAGGAGACAGCttccttgaggaaaaaaatgaaataagcaagGAACAAATACCAATAAGGACATCCAAAGCAGTGTTCATGGACCCTCTGGCCAcacagaaccaaaagaaatatGAGGGTGGGTCTTGCTTGAAGAtttctgaggaagaaagaaagagctgTACTAATGCCCTCAATACA GCTCTTGAGGAACTTGCCAAAGTTAGTGAAGAATTATGTAACTTTCAAGAGGAAATCCGGAAGAGGTCTAACCGCAGAAG GATGAAGTCAACTCCCTTTCTCCAGGAAACAATTAGCACAGTTAATCCTGACGTGAATCACATGATCAGCAATGGCTCCCCAACTGCTTCAATCAGTTTAGATATAGAAAAACAGATAAATGGAAAGAAGCTAATCCATTTTGATGATACCCCCCATGACACTCCTGTTGAGAACCGGGAACCAGATACACTTTCTTTGCAAAGAAATGAAACTCCACCAATCCCTCCTCCAAGAAGCACTTCTCGAAATTTGACAAGCTCATATTCTGAagatcatccagtctttgctggtgcaaaagaaaatttagatGGCAGGTGGAAGATACAAGACTGCAGAGGTAAAAGGAATCATAGTGATAACTTCCCTGCACAACAGCATGAAGTAACCATGTCCTGCTCACATAAACAGAATACTTTGAAAGATCAAGTTACTTTTGCCACTTCGGTGCAAAGAGCCAAAGTAGATAGTGAAACTCAATGTAATAAGGACTTGAAGACTAATATGTGGTCACAGGATATAGACAAGCTTAGAACAGGTATGGAGAGTGTGCCCTCAACATTGTGGTTTCCAAAAACTTGTCCTGACTCCAATAAGCTTCCATATGAGAAATTGATCCAAAGTGACCAGGTTAAATCTGATTCTGCTTTCCATGTAAGTGATACCCTGAATTCTTCTTTGAAACCTAACAGTGACTCATTTACAGGAGTTGGTTGCAACTTTGAAAAgatttcaaagaatgaaaaattggcAGCAAAGACAGATGAATTTAACAGAACTGTATTTCGAACAGATAGATGTTGCAGTTCAGCACAGCATATTGAGAGACTCTTCAATTCATCCAAAGACTCTAAGCCCTGTGGTCCATTACGTACATGTGCAGTTCACATAAAAGAAAGTGACAATTTGTGTTGTGTTCAGGACAATAGTCTCTCAGTGCCCAAAGAGAGAATGCCAAATAGTGTTACCAAAAAAGTCATGGGAGGGCAAGTTAAGCAAGCACAGGAGCATCCTAATGCTAGCAATTATCATCACATGTTTCATGAGCATAACTGGAGACCAAGTAATTTGTTAGGTCGTCCACGATCAGCTGATCCCAAATCAAACTATGGAGTAGTGGAAAAGCTGCTGAAAAATTATGAGAAATCGACAGGGTCTTTGTCACAAAACTCGAAATGCTGCCAAGATCATTGGACCAAAATGGATTGTAATGTCATCAAGAGTGACAAGGACACCTTTAATCAGTGTTTTGAAATGTTTCAACCAGAACAAGAAAAGCAAGAGCTTCAGATGAATTCAGCCATGTCTATGGAGCAGCAAAGCAagcaagaaatagagaggaaaaaattaacaGAG GAATCTGTGGCAATGAAATCAACTGATGGGAAAGGGTTTTCTCGGCCTGCCCGGCCAACAAATCAACGTCCACCTTCCCGATGGGCACCCAGATCCCCATCTGCACCCCCGGCCTTGAAGAAGACTGTGTATGGCTATTCCTTTTCACTGCAATCAGAGAGCACAGTTGTCTGA
- the KIAA0408 gene encoding uncharacterized protein KIAA0408 homolog isoform X2: MDLHEQWETTETNWIKERMELLDQFDNERKEWESQWKVMQKKIEELCQEVKLRRESKKNDCSKIAEHGKNVQSKMAPFLPHPPNPVQHDTAVLSDGLHPVNLNLDTMKGDSFLEEKNEISKEQIPIRTSKAVFMDPLATQNQKKYEGGSCLKISEEERKSCTNALNTALEELAKVSEELCNFQEEIRKRSNRRRMKSTPFLQETISTVNPDVNHMISNGSPTASISLDIEKQINGKKLIHFDDTPHDTPVENREPDTLSLQRNETPPIPPPRSTSRNLTSSYSEDHPVFAGAKENLDGRWKIQDCRGKRNHSDNFPAQQHEVTMSCSHKQNTLKDQVTFATSVQRAKVDSETQCNKDLKTNMWSQDIDKLRTGMESVPSTLWFPKTCPDSNKLPYEKLIQSDQVKSDSAFHVSDTLNSSLKPNSDSFTGVGCNFEKISKNEKLAAKTDEFNRTVFRTDRCCSSAQHIERLFNSSKDSKPCGPLRTCAVHIKESDNLCCVQDNSLSVPKERMPNSVTKKVMGGQVKQAQEHPNASNYHHMFHEHNWRPSNLLGRPRSADPKSNYGVVEKLLKNYEKSTGSLSQNSKCCQDHWTKMDCNVIKSDKDTFNQCFEMFQPEQEKQELQMNSAMSMEQQSKQEIERKKLTEVRRESAFLCRAASEFSNRNLWQ; encoded by the exons ATGGACCTCCATGAGCAATGGGAGACTACAGAGACCAACTGGATTAAGGAAAGGATGGAATTACTGGACCAATTTGACAACgaaaggaaggaatgggaaagcCAATGGAAAGTTATGCAGAAGAAGATAGAAGAG CTTTGCCAGGAAGTAAAGCTTAGGAGGGAAAGCAAGAAGAATGACTGTTCCAAAATTGCTGAACATGGAAAGAATGTCCAAAGTAAAATGGCGCCATTTTTGCCACATCCCCCAAATCCAGTACAACATGACACTGCAGTGCTGAGTGATGGACTCCATCCTGTGAATCTAAATCTGGACACTATGAAAGGAGACAGCttccttgaggaaaaaaatgaaataagcaagGAACAAATACCAATAAGGACATCCAAAGCAGTGTTCATGGACCCTCTGGCCAcacagaaccaaaagaaatatGAGGGTGGGTCTTGCTTGAAGAtttctgaggaagaaagaaagagctgTACTAATGCCCTCAATACA GCTCTTGAGGAACTTGCCAAAGTTAGTGAAGAATTATGTAACTTTCAAGAGGAAATCCGGAAGAGGTCTAACCGCAGAAG GATGAAGTCAACTCCCTTTCTCCAGGAAACAATTAGCACAGTTAATCCTGACGTGAATCACATGATCAGCAATGGCTCCCCAACTGCTTCAATCAGTTTAGATATAGAAAAACAGATAAATGGAAAGAAGCTAATCCATTTTGATGATACCCCCCATGACACTCCTGTTGAGAACCGGGAACCAGATACACTTTCTTTGCAAAGAAATGAAACTCCACCAATCCCTCCTCCAAGAAGCACTTCTCGAAATTTGACAAGCTCATATTCTGAagatcatccagtctttgctggtgcaaaagaaaatttagatGGCAGGTGGAAGATACAAGACTGCAGAGGTAAAAGGAATCATAGTGATAACTTCCCTGCACAACAGCATGAAGTAACCATGTCCTGCTCACATAAACAGAATACTTTGAAAGATCAAGTTACTTTTGCCACTTCGGTGCAAAGAGCCAAAGTAGATAGTGAAACTCAATGTAATAAGGACTTGAAGACTAATATGTGGTCACAGGATATAGACAAGCTTAGAACAGGTATGGAGAGTGTGCCCTCAACATTGTGGTTTCCAAAAACTTGTCCTGACTCCAATAAGCTTCCATATGAGAAATTGATCCAAAGTGACCAGGTTAAATCTGATTCTGCTTTCCATGTAAGTGATACCCTGAATTCTTCTTTGAAACCTAACAGTGACTCATTTACAGGAGTTGGTTGCAACTTTGAAAAgatttcaaagaatgaaaaattggcAGCAAAGACAGATGAATTTAACAGAACTGTATTTCGAACAGATAGATGTTGCAGTTCAGCACAGCATATTGAGAGACTCTTCAATTCATCCAAAGACTCTAAGCCCTGTGGTCCATTACGTACATGTGCAGTTCACATAAAAGAAAGTGACAATTTGTGTTGTGTTCAGGACAATAGTCTCTCAGTGCCCAAAGAGAGAATGCCAAATAGTGTTACCAAAAAAGTCATGGGAGGGCAAGTTAAGCAAGCACAGGAGCATCCTAATGCTAGCAATTATCATCACATGTTTCATGAGCATAACTGGAGACCAAGTAATTTGTTAGGTCGTCCACGATCAGCTGATCCCAAATCAAACTATGGAGTAGTGGAAAAGCTGCTGAAAAATTATGAGAAATCGACAGGGTCTTTGTCACAAAACTCGAAATGCTGCCAAGATCATTGGACCAAAATGGATTGTAATGTCATCAAGAGTGACAAGGACACCTTTAATCAGTGTTTTGAAATGTTTCAACCAGAACAAGAAAAGCAAGAGCTTCAGATGAATTCAGCCATGTCTATGGAGCAGCAAAGCAagcaagaaatagagaggaaaaaattaacaGAGGTAAGAAGAGAGAGTGCATTTTTGTGTAGAGCCGCATCAGAATTTAGTAACAG GAATCTGTGGCAATGA
- the KIAA0408 gene encoding uncharacterized protein KIAA0408 homolog isoform X3 — protein MDLHEQWETTETNWIKERMELLDQFDNERKEWESQWKVMQKKIEELCQEVKLRRESKKNDCSKIAEHGKNVQSKMAPFLPHPPNPVQHDTAVLSDGLHPVNLNLDTMKGDSFLEEKNEISKEQIPIRTSKAVFMDPLATQNQKKYEGGSCLKISEEERKSCTNALNTALEELAKVSEELCNFQEEIRKRSNRRRMKSTPFLQETISTVNPDVNHMISNGSPTASISLDIEKQINGKKLIHFDDTPHDTPVENREPDTLSLQRNETPPIPPPRSTSRNLTSSYSEDHPVFAGAKENLDGRWKIQDCRGKRNHSDNFPAQQHEVTMSCSHKQNTLKDQVTFATSVQRAKVDSETQCNKDLKTNMWSQDIDKLRTGMESVPSTLWFPKTCPDSNKLPYEKLIQSDQVKSDSAFHVSDTLNSSLKPNSDSFTGVGCNFEKISKNEKLAAKTDEFNRTVFRTDRCCSSAQHIERLFNSSKDSKPCGPLRTCAVHIKESDNLCCVQDNSLSVPKERMPNSVTKKVMGGQVKQAQEHPNASNYHHMFHEHNWRPSNLLGRPRSADPKSNYGVVEKLLKNYEKSTGSLSQNSKCCQDHWTKMDCNVIKSDKDTFNQCFEMFQPEQEKQELQMNSAMSMEQQSKQEIERKKLTESS, from the exons ATGGACCTCCATGAGCAATGGGAGACTACAGAGACCAACTGGATTAAGGAAAGGATGGAATTACTGGACCAATTTGACAACgaaaggaaggaatgggaaagcCAATGGAAAGTTATGCAGAAGAAGATAGAAGAG CTTTGCCAGGAAGTAAAGCTTAGGAGGGAAAGCAAGAAGAATGACTGTTCCAAAATTGCTGAACATGGAAAGAATGTCCAAAGTAAAATGGCGCCATTTTTGCCACATCCCCCAAATCCAGTACAACATGACACTGCAGTGCTGAGTGATGGACTCCATCCTGTGAATCTAAATCTGGACACTATGAAAGGAGACAGCttccttgaggaaaaaaatgaaataagcaagGAACAAATACCAATAAGGACATCCAAAGCAGTGTTCATGGACCCTCTGGCCAcacagaaccaaaagaaatatGAGGGTGGGTCTTGCTTGAAGAtttctgaggaagaaagaaagagctgTACTAATGCCCTCAATACA GCTCTTGAGGAACTTGCCAAAGTTAGTGAAGAATTATGTAACTTTCAAGAGGAAATCCGGAAGAGGTCTAACCGCAGAAG GATGAAGTCAACTCCCTTTCTCCAGGAAACAATTAGCACAGTTAATCCTGACGTGAATCACATGATCAGCAATGGCTCCCCAACTGCTTCAATCAGTTTAGATATAGAAAAACAGATAAATGGAAAGAAGCTAATCCATTTTGATGATACCCCCCATGACACTCCTGTTGAGAACCGGGAACCAGATACACTTTCTTTGCAAAGAAATGAAACTCCACCAATCCCTCCTCCAAGAAGCACTTCTCGAAATTTGACAAGCTCATATTCTGAagatcatccagtctttgctggtgcaaaagaaaatttagatGGCAGGTGGAAGATACAAGACTGCAGAGGTAAAAGGAATCATAGTGATAACTTCCCTGCACAACAGCATGAAGTAACCATGTCCTGCTCACATAAACAGAATACTTTGAAAGATCAAGTTACTTTTGCCACTTCGGTGCAAAGAGCCAAAGTAGATAGTGAAACTCAATGTAATAAGGACTTGAAGACTAATATGTGGTCACAGGATATAGACAAGCTTAGAACAGGTATGGAGAGTGTGCCCTCAACATTGTGGTTTCCAAAAACTTGTCCTGACTCCAATAAGCTTCCATATGAGAAATTGATCCAAAGTGACCAGGTTAAATCTGATTCTGCTTTCCATGTAAGTGATACCCTGAATTCTTCTTTGAAACCTAACAGTGACTCATTTACAGGAGTTGGTTGCAACTTTGAAAAgatttcaaagaatgaaaaattggcAGCAAAGACAGATGAATTTAACAGAACTGTATTTCGAACAGATAGATGTTGCAGTTCAGCACAGCATATTGAGAGACTCTTCAATTCATCCAAAGACTCTAAGCCCTGTGGTCCATTACGTACATGTGCAGTTCACATAAAAGAAAGTGACAATTTGTGTTGTGTTCAGGACAATAGTCTCTCAGTGCCCAAAGAGAGAATGCCAAATAGTGTTACCAAAAAAGTCATGGGAGGGCAAGTTAAGCAAGCACAGGAGCATCCTAATGCTAGCAATTATCATCACATGTTTCATGAGCATAACTGGAGACCAAGTAATTTGTTAGGTCGTCCACGATCAGCTGATCCCAAATCAAACTATGGAGTAGTGGAAAAGCTGCTGAAAAATTATGAGAAATCGACAGGGTCTTTGTCACAAAACTCGAAATGCTGCCAAGATCATTGGACCAAAATGGATTGTAATGTCATCAAGAGTGACAAGGACACCTTTAATCAGTGTTTTGAAATGTTTCAACCAGAACAAGAAAAGCAAGAGCTTCAGATGAATTCAGCCATGTCTATGGAGCAGCAAAGCAagcaagaaatagagaggaaaaaattaacaGAG TCatcctga